A window of the Corynebacterium minutissimum genome harbors these coding sequences:
- the obgE gene encoding GTPase ObgE, with protein MARFIDRVVLHLQAGDGGHGCVSVHREKFKPLGGPDGGNGGHGGDILLEVSSQIHTLMDFHYRPHIKSERGGNGAGDMRNGARGKDLILEVPVGTVVYTEDGDMLADLTVPGTRFVAAEGGFGGLGNAALASASRKAPGFALQGEPGEARELVLELKSMADVGLVGFPSAGKSSLISVLSAAKPKIGDYPFTTLQPNLGVVDMGHESFTMADVPGLIPGAAEGKGLGLDFLRHIERTAVLAHVVDTASIEPGRDPVSDIEALETELAKYQELLEEDTGLGDLRERPRVIILNKADVPEAEELAEFVKEDLEEKFGWPVFVISAVARKGLDPLKYKLMEMVNEHRKSQPKAKADKEHTIIQPKSVAKKKGRFADFTITKDPEVEGGFIVEGEKIDRWIRQTDFENDEAVGYLADRLAKAGVEAELHKMGAEEGCPVTIGDITFEYEPMAGGRATDAGRGQDGRLMGTNRVSAAERKRASQARRGLVDEFDYGVDEEVTRESANRDRWQG; from the coding sequence ATGGCACGATTCATTGACCGAGTGGTATTGCACCTGCAGGCAGGCGACGGCGGCCATGGCTGCGTGTCCGTCCACCGTGAAAAGTTTAAGCCGCTCGGCGGTCCCGATGGCGGCAATGGCGGCCACGGCGGAGACATCCTTCTTGAGGTCTCCTCCCAGATCCACACTCTGATGGACTTTCATTACCGCCCGCACATCAAGTCCGAGCGCGGCGGCAACGGTGCCGGCGATATGCGCAATGGTGCACGTGGCAAGGACCTCATTCTCGAAGTACCAGTGGGCACAGTTGTCTACACCGAGGACGGCGACATGCTTGCGGACTTGACGGTGCCAGGCACCCGGTTCGTGGCAGCTGAAGGTGGCTTCGGTGGTCTAGGCAATGCAGCTTTGGCTTCCGCTTCCCGCAAGGCACCCGGATTCGCACTGCAGGGAGAACCCGGCGAGGCCCGTGAACTGGTGCTGGAGCTAAAATCAATGGCAGATGTGGGACTGGTGGGCTTCCCCTCCGCGGGCAAGTCTTCGCTCATCTCCGTGCTCTCGGCAGCCAAGCCAAAAATCGGTGATTACCCCTTCACCACTCTCCAGCCCAACCTGGGTGTGGTGGATATGGGGCATGAGTCTTTCACCATGGCAGACGTTCCGGGGCTTATCCCAGGAGCGGCCGAAGGCAAGGGGCTCGGCTTGGACTTTTTGCGCCACATCGAGCGCACCGCGGTACTCGCCCATGTGGTGGATACCGCCTCGATTGAGCCGGGCCGTGACCCCGTCTCCGATATTGAGGCGCTCGAGACCGAGCTAGCCAAGTACCAGGAGCTGCTGGAGGAGGATACCGGGCTTGGTGACCTTCGCGAGCGCCCGCGTGTCATCATCCTCAACAAGGCCGATGTACCGGAGGCAGAGGAACTCGCTGAGTTCGTTAAAGAGGACCTTGAAGAGAAATTCGGTTGGCCCGTGTTTGTCATCTCGGCCGTAGCGCGCAAGGGCTTGGACCCGCTCAAGTACAAACTCATGGAGATGGTCAACGAGCACCGCAAGTCCCAGCCGAAGGCTAAGGCGGATAAAGAGCACACCATCATTCAGCCGAAATCTGTCGCTAAGAAGAAGGGCCGCTTCGCCGACTTCACCATCACCAAGGACCCCGAGGTGGAGGGCGGCTTCATCGTCGAAGGCGAGAAGATCGACCGCTGGATTCGCCAGACGGACTTCGAGAACGACGAGGCCGTGGGCTACCTCGCGGACCGCTTGGCCAAGGCCGGCGTGGAGGCGGAGTTGCACAAGATGGGCGCGGAGGAAGGCTGCCCGGTGACCATCGGGGATATCACCTTCGAGTACGAGCCAATGGCCGGCGGACGCGCTACCGATGCTGGTCGCGGTCAGGATGGCCGCCTCATGGGCACCAACCGTGTGTCCGCCGCCGAGCGTAAGCGCGCCTCCCAAGCCCGCCGCGGCTTGGTGGATGAGTTCGACTATGGCGTGGATGAGGAGGTCACCCGCGAGTCCGCGAACCGCGATCGCTGGCAGGGCTAG
- a CDS encoding D-isomer specific 2-hydroxyacid dehydrogenase family protein, with the protein MKYAIEPKPWEETIAVLDAAGFERTALSDASFLIYTGDGTDFPDPLPDNIGFVQIPSAGVDHVLEAMKDSTVPWSNAAGVYDNTVAESTIALLLAQLHAHRRVNGTFDSYADMEAHTSYLYDDKTVAIIGAGGIGKRLITMLSGFGPRIIAVNRSGNPVEGAHETYPIAEVDTVWPKADYFVLIAPLTPETRHMVNAEAFTQMPDHAVVVNVGRGPLINTEDLIAALDSGEIAGAALDVTDPEPLPEDHPLWQDKRVVITPHIANTQRSVREKIGAHTIKVATAFAAGKQLPTLVDPHAGY; encoded by the coding sequence ATGAAGTACGCCATTGAACCGAAGCCGTGGGAGGAAACCATCGCGGTGCTCGACGCCGCCGGGTTTGAGCGCACCGCGCTTTCCGACGCCTCCTTCCTCATCTACACCGGTGACGGCACTGATTTCCCGGACCCACTCCCTGACAACATTGGCTTCGTCCAGATCCCCTCGGCTGGCGTCGACCACGTCCTCGAGGCGATGAAGGACAGTACGGTGCCGTGGTCGAACGCGGCTGGTGTGTATGACAACACGGTGGCGGAATCCACCATCGCGTTGCTTTTGGCGCAGCTGCATGCGCACCGTCGTGTCAACGGCACTTTCGACTCCTATGCGGACATGGAGGCCCACACCTCGTACCTGTATGACGATAAGACGGTGGCCATCATCGGTGCCGGCGGCATTGGCAAGCGGCTCATCACGATGTTGTCTGGTTTTGGTCCGCGCATCATCGCGGTCAATCGTTCCGGCAACCCGGTTGAGGGCGCACATGAAACCTATCCCATCGCCGAGGTGGACACGGTCTGGCCGAAAGCGGACTACTTTGTCCTCATCGCCCCTCTGACCCCGGAGACCCGCCACATGGTGAACGCGGAAGCGTTCACACAGATGCCCGATCACGCGGTGGTGGTCAACGTGGGCCGCGGCCCGCTCATCAATACTGAGGACCTCATTGCTGCCTTGGACTCCGGGGAGATCGCGGGTGCGGCGCTTGACGTCACTGACCCAGAGCCGCTCCCGGAGGATCACCCGCTGTGGCAGGACAAGCGCGTGGTTATCACCCCACACATTGCCAACACGCAGCGCTCAGTGCGCGAAAAGATCGGAGCGCACACCATTAAAGTGGCTACCGCTTTCGCGGCGGGGAAGCAGCTGCCCACCCTCGTTGATCCGCACGCCGGATATTAG
- a CDS encoding DUF5979 domain-containing protein, with translation MQKTTLTTAIKRLGAVIVAAVIVVAGLAIPNSPWEEHTTAEAQAQTSRNWGTNENMFNQCSFRRGTGDVAPYAQQLCWIDMAGLMQVLSPTPTHVTKDMGRYEMSFTVNLLEYSERVGGGSTRWSTEMDRFGLAAGPINNRVFGNEINGVQYFGQFTGDSSTPAITFRNEISVVDAGQMAKVQFRDIKIKDKATGKNITGYRMTAIDAQATESRLFGENMSFDAPELNQDMNLYRRITPPGYLPACDPARDSRSILGPGEESYYNKGDNTFKDVYCKENTSYQYPAGTYILGGDGVTSLDVGLFTRTGTQAFALALNMGRMTGNVAPVDTAMEKAATGQATTFDFSMATRLNGTETPVPWQGEGTYTQALRHMDPYDANGTNAKDVMLFRSAAQGAQKNLAFNRYEPSWQCTDPTDATKNITVKEGRVPAGKGISLEKDTATGTSTLVMENKTSVPMNCKVTWTPKFQPSSLDLRKSVSGTAKNYKDIQLRTYDIGYSCAEPQGFKAAYPDVKLTDSRELADGAGYTVTGLPAGATCTLIESDAQASPGTQLKLTWTGTNVTSGTGATPTATVKLAEGGNNAMGVSTAVAGNAFDARTGTVNVSKHIHGEAVDQLGSPRDYRFELTCDSANYDQIVTMKTTSTGANQLDGTAQFTGVPLDRDCLLKPLSGLSGTETETIVFDGRELKLNGDVVEKNETEAYPLKFPDSGQDNNSAAVSIDAQYSFQRRDVRVQKNLIGPAAAKVPSEGIYDVSYVCETPNDPAGKVEGTLKLASGSENAQYIKGARVGSECRIWESQQPEFPNQVVDRTQVTASDTSDQVTTLTNEEAKSKPVLKVEDTTDSHQNAATVSNHYVSRLATVDLRKLVRSELGISNLLPADYELSFDCGIRNVEIAEGQYANVDLRGDLRLGGSESKRLTADVADEKLASLVNDGAGGSMRVPYGNTCRFSEKVPDTVGGLDWSSNVGSLKLEVGQPEEKVEIINTFKAAGDGVTIKQLTEGVADFAQPVEYTLECRASDGTQLNLGEQGSFTLQPGETSLQVPSSSIPESSTCRIKEVDVDDGKRGDGFEITRNSTLKTDGVDKSFVTGEGVDSGVFTVGEQTVVNISHTYDYAEKKMKITKNVAFDSETGDYISQARKNVKYQREFDVSVVCTPPDGGVLVSHTGKVSSPQSDSPQTQQLVFDDIPDGSTCDVTEGDTTAAEGITFTQEVEAAGQRGEKSLEFVVKGDTPVQLINTYKRQMAKVDLTKIANTPIDIEKAQPDVTGDSVYYTHNFSMVCTDPEGSDAESGELPPVETKQITGPGHTEFVNVPVGADCSITGDKFGQLDLKKSQGEGKPELETHLVPDKVEWRLQRNDTEPFIDTDVTEGTTTSQPISIKADKADGTSNNVLTLTNYYTFVKAKLGMSKKIVASDDDMKILRNATPGVNFNFNYQCQGVGYSTSDIGLPTTLAAGDNTKFADPDRMFKSTEVEVPSGAWCTAREAEPSSTPPELTWSANSREISKHVGSAEASVESVDFVNTYQRRTVPVRIVPMQDGYLEGADNAKYEYDLTCKDPSGTQKSFNIAAVNTNATYTVADRTEPSGGSIVELPVGYDCTLDLSKSSALQPRVQLEVTRSQRTPYVEFGKWVGGQPDAKNPTQKLASLTAEEVTEAMKKYSYDFRIDPKLQSHSGEPVMTLGAEAMHLRDRVDVTFTKTSTGAAGEGKTFAFSSTCGDTSFELKSGESRTLKGIEINRNCRIREQMVDGQSGGAVVSVESSGERLGNPTAVTTSDGEGHLTGGTWRFDVMPVSTPTDLSSDGAKWAFNAKNSFPGLKVKKKIDGAPISALSGAVADTAILPDSAQTMRFTYEVENEGALHIGNFLVKEPELAGFTVRDSAGEEYDINNNGLIPVGVCNLGDGGRLAPGEKRSCSFDVVIDQDTDTAFSYKGTVSVTADAYANQTDTAPAAQVSASDTYGALRLSGLLAAMLPDTGIQTLAFVLVLGLAVLALGLWIYMRNREDDDEAEE, from the coding sequence GTGCAGAAGACCACACTGACCACAGCGATAAAGCGCCTCGGCGCCGTTATCGTGGCGGCCGTGATCGTAGTTGCGGGCCTTGCCATCCCCAACAGCCCGTGGGAAGAACACACCACCGCCGAGGCTCAAGCACAAACCTCGAGGAACTGGGGCACGAATGAGAACATGTTCAACCAGTGTTCCTTCCGGAGGGGCACCGGTGATGTGGCACCGTACGCTCAACAGCTGTGTTGGATTGACATGGCAGGTTTGATGCAGGTGCTATCACCGACACCTACTCACGTAACGAAGGACATGGGTCGTTATGAGATGAGTTTTACGGTCAACCTCCTTGAGTACTCCGAACGAGTGGGGGGTGGATCGACTCGATGGTCGACGGAGATGGATCGTTTTGGACTGGCGGCTGGTCCGATCAACAACCGCGTGTTTGGAAACGAAATTAACGGAGTTCAGTACTTCGGACAATTCACCGGTGACAGCAGCACCCCTGCCATAACTTTCCGGAATGAGATCAGTGTTGTTGATGCTGGCCAAATGGCTAAGGTCCAGTTCCGTGACATCAAAATTAAAGACAAGGCTACTGGTAAGAACATCACTGGTTACCGCATGACCGCGATCGACGCGCAGGCAACTGAGTCTAGACTCTTCGGCGAAAACATGTCTTTCGATGCGCCTGAATTGAACCAAGACATGAACTTGTACCGCCGAATCACACCACCTGGATATCTTCCAGCGTGTGATCCTGCTAGAGACTCGCGAAGTATTCTGGGGCCAGGTGAAGAAAGCTATTACAACAAGGGCGATAACACCTTCAAGGATGTCTATTGTAAAGAGAATACGTCTTATCAGTACCCCGCAGGTACTTACATTCTTGGTGGTGACGGCGTCACGTCTCTCGACGTAGGTCTGTTCACGCGTACTGGAACCCAGGCCTTTGCTCTCGCGCTGAACATGGGCCGAATGACCGGAAACGTTGCGCCTGTCGATACCGCGATGGAGAAGGCTGCAACGGGCCAAGCAACAACCTTTGACTTTTCCATGGCTACCCGGCTAAACGGTACCGAAACACCAGTCCCATGGCAGGGTGAAGGAACCTATACCCAAGCGTTGCGCCACATGGATCCCTATGATGCAAACGGAACTAATGCTAAGGACGTGATGCTCTTCCGCTCCGCGGCCCAAGGGGCGCAGAAAAACCTTGCTTTTAACCGCTATGAGCCATCATGGCAATGTACCGACCCTACGGACGCAACGAAGAACATCACGGTGAAAGAAGGTCGCGTCCCCGCAGGTAAGGGTATCTCCTTGGAAAAGGATACGGCTACTGGCACTTCCACTCTCGTGATGGAGAACAAGACCTCAGTTCCCATGAACTGCAAGGTTACGTGGACGCCTAAGTTCCAACCTTCATCGCTTGACTTGCGTAAGTCGGTAAGCGGCACTGCGAAGAATTACAAAGATATCCAGCTGCGTACGTATGACATCGGCTATTCCTGCGCTGAGCCTCAAGGGTTTAAGGCGGCTTATCCAGACGTGAAACTTACGGATTCGCGCGAGCTTGCCGACGGCGCTGGATATACCGTTACTGGTTTGCCTGCGGGCGCAACGTGCACTTTGATTGAGAGCGATGCGCAGGCAAGCCCCGGCACACAGTTGAAGTTGACTTGGACAGGAACCAACGTGACTTCGGGGACTGGAGCTACTCCTACTGCGACGGTCAAGCTGGCCGAGGGAGGCAACAACGCGATGGGCGTGAGCACCGCAGTTGCCGGAAATGCTTTTGATGCGCGTACAGGCACCGTTAACGTGTCCAAGCACATTCATGGTGAAGCGGTTGACCAACTTGGAAGCCCACGTGACTACCGCTTTGAGCTTACCTGTGACAGCGCGAACTATGACCAGATAGTCACTATGAAAACTACGTCAACTGGTGCTAACCAGCTCGATGGAACTGCCCAGTTTACGGGTGTACCCCTAGACCGTGATTGTCTCCTCAAGCCGCTGTCAGGCTTGTCGGGAACCGAAACTGAGACCATTGTGTTTGATGGCCGTGAGCTAAAACTTAACGGTGACGTGGTTGAGAAAAATGAAACCGAAGCCTACCCCCTGAAGTTTCCTGACTCAGGTCAAGATAACAACAGCGCCGCTGTGTCAATTGATGCCCAGTATTCTTTCCAGCGACGTGACGTCAGGGTTCAAAAGAACCTCATTGGACCCGCGGCCGCTAAGGTTCCCTCGGAAGGAATCTATGATGTCTCCTACGTTTGTGAGACTCCGAACGATCCTGCCGGCAAGGTAGAAGGCACTCTGAAGCTCGCCAGCGGAAGTGAAAACGCCCAGTACATCAAGGGAGCGCGCGTTGGGTCAGAGTGCCGAATTTGGGAGTCACAGCAACCAGAATTTCCCAATCAGGTTGTAGATAGGACTCAGGTTACGGCGTCTGATACCTCTGACCAGGTCACTACCTTGACTAATGAGGAAGCTAAATCCAAGCCGGTGCTCAAGGTTGAAGATACGACTGATTCGCACCAGAATGCTGCGACCGTATCCAATCACTATGTCAGCCGGCTAGCCACCGTTGACCTCCGCAAGCTGGTGAGGTCTGAACTCGGCATTTCCAACCTTTTGCCAGCCGATTACGAACTTTCATTTGACTGTGGTATCCGTAACGTCGAGATAGCCGAGGGCCAGTATGCCAACGTCGATCTTCGCGGTGACCTTCGCCTCGGCGGATCAGAATCCAAGCGCCTGACCGCGGATGTGGCTGATGAAAAGCTAGCATCACTGGTAAACGATGGTGCTGGTGGCTCGATGCGTGTTCCCTATGGCAACACGTGCCGCTTTTCTGAAAAGGTTCCGGACACAGTAGGCGGCCTTGACTGGTCATCCAACGTAGGTTCTCTCAAGCTAGAGGTTGGACAGCCTGAAGAAAAAGTAGAAATAATTAATACCTTCAAGGCTGCCGGCGATGGCGTAACCATTAAGCAACTGACTGAAGGCGTCGCAGACTTTGCACAGCCGGTGGAGTACACCTTAGAGTGCCGAGCTTCTGACGGTACCCAGCTAAATTTGGGTGAGCAGGGGAGCTTTACTCTGCAACCCGGCGAAACTTCCCTCCAAGTGCCCAGCTCCTCTATTCCAGAGTCCAGCACGTGCCGAATTAAGGAGGTCGATGTTGATGACGGTAAGCGTGGAGACGGCTTCGAAATCACACGAAACTCCACGTTGAAAACAGATGGGGTGGACAAGTCCTTCGTTACTGGCGAAGGGGTTGATTCTGGCGTATTCACGGTGGGCGAACAAACCGTGGTCAATATTTCGCACACGTATGACTACGCCGAGAAGAAAATGAAAATCACCAAAAACGTTGCGTTTGATTCGGAAACTGGTGATTACATCTCTCAGGCGCGCAAGAACGTGAAGTATCAACGTGAATTCGATGTCAGTGTCGTCTGCACCCCGCCGGATGGGGGCGTGCTGGTTTCTCACACAGGAAAGGTGAGTTCTCCGCAATCGGATAGCCCGCAAACCCAACAGCTCGTGTTCGATGATATTCCGGACGGCTCCACCTGTGATGTGACCGAGGGGGATACCACGGCCGCAGAGGGAATTACCTTTACACAGGAGGTAGAAGCTGCTGGTCAACGTGGTGAAAAATCCCTTGAATTTGTTGTCAAAGGTGACACGCCGGTGCAGCTGATTAATACCTACAAACGTCAGATGGCCAAGGTAGACCTCACTAAGATTGCGAATACTCCAATCGACATCGAAAAGGCACAGCCAGATGTCACTGGGGATAGCGTCTATTACACGCACAATTTCTCCATGGTCTGTACAGATCCTGAAGGATCAGACGCAGAGTCCGGAGAGCTCCCACCGGTTGAGACCAAGCAGATTACAGGCCCAGGTCATACCGAGTTTGTTAATGTTCCTGTCGGTGCAGACTGCTCCATCACAGGCGATAAATTTGGTCAGCTTGATTTGAAGAAATCACAGGGCGAAGGCAAACCAGAGCTTGAGACGCACCTCGTTCCAGATAAAGTTGAGTGGCGTCTGCAACGCAACGACACTGAGCCTTTTATCGACACTGATGTGACGGAAGGGACCACTACCTCGCAGCCGATTTCCATCAAGGCAGATAAAGCCGATGGGACATCCAACAATGTACTGACGCTGACTAACTACTACACCTTCGTCAAAGCCAAGCTTGGAATGAGCAAAAAAATCGTCGCTTCGGACGATGACATGAAGATTTTGCGAAATGCCACTCCCGGAGTGAACTTTAACTTCAACTACCAGTGCCAAGGCGTGGGATATTCCACTTCTGACATTGGCCTGCCAACAACGCTCGCAGCGGGAGACAACACAAAATTTGCGGATCCAGACAGGATGTTTAAGTCAACCGAAGTGGAAGTTCCGTCTGGTGCGTGGTGTACCGCACGTGAAGCTGAACCTTCGTCAACCCCGCCGGAGTTGACTTGGAGCGCTAATTCGCGTGAAATTTCCAAGCACGTGGGCTCTGCTGAGGCTTCGGTTGAATCCGTCGACTTTGTTAACACGTATCAGCGTCGCACCGTACCGGTGCGCATCGTCCCGATGCAGGACGGCTACTTGGAAGGCGCGGATAACGCCAAATACGAATATGACCTGACGTGTAAAGATCCTTCGGGCACTCAGAAGTCCTTCAACATTGCCGCGGTGAATACTAACGCGACCTATACGGTGGCTGACAGGACTGAGCCCTCCGGCGGCAGTATTGTTGAGCTACCAGTGGGATATGACTGCACGCTAGATCTGAGTAAGTCCTCGGCCCTTCAACCACGAGTGCAGCTCGAGGTAACGAGGTCTCAGCGCACTCCATACGTGGAGTTTGGTAAGTGGGTTGGTGGTCAACCCGATGCCAAAAACCCAACCCAGAAGCTAGCTTCGCTCACGGCTGAGGAAGTGACCGAGGCGATGAAGAAGTACAGCTATGACTTCCGCATTGATCCGAAACTGCAGTCACATTCTGGCGAACCTGTCATGACGCTGGGAGCGGAAGCGATGCACCTTCGTGATCGCGTTGACGTCACCTTTACCAAAACGTCCACCGGCGCAGCAGGCGAAGGAAAGACCTTCGCTTTTTCGTCTACCTGCGGTGATACATCTTTCGAGCTTAAATCGGGTGAATCCCGCACACTGAAGGGGATTGAGATCAACCGTAATTGCAGGATTCGTGAGCAAATGGTCGATGGACAATCAGGAGGTGCTGTTGTCTCGGTTGAAAGTTCAGGCGAGCGCTTGGGTAACCCGACAGCTGTCACGACATCTGATGGTGAAGGCCACCTAACCGGTGGTACGTGGAGGTTCGACGTAATGCCAGTGAGCACGCCGACTGACTTGTCATCGGATGGCGCGAAATGGGCATTTAACGCCAAGAACTCTTTCCCAGGGCTCAAGGTGAAGAAGAAGATCGATGGCGCACCGATTAGCGCGCTCAGCGGAGCAGTAGCCGATACCGCAATTCTGCCGGATTCGGCACAGACCATGCGCTTTACCTATGAAGTTGAGAACGAAGGTGCCCTGCACATCGGCAACTTCTTGGTAAAGGAGCCCGAGCTAGCTGGCTTTACAGTTCGCGATAGCGCTGGTGAAGAGTATGACATCAACAATAACGGCCTCATACCGGTCGGCGTATGTAATTTGGGTGACGGCGGTCGGCTAGCCCCGGGCGAGAAGCGGAGTTGTTCTTTTGATGTGGTGATAGACCAGGACACGGACACTGCCTTTAGTTATAAGGGCACCGTCTCGGTCACGGCGGATGCATACGCTAATCAGACTGATACAGCACCTGCAGCTCAGGTCTCTGCTTCCGACACGTACGGGGCACTACGCTTGAGTGGGTTGCTGGCAGCCATGTTGCCGGACACCGGTATACAAACATTAGCCTTCGTACTCGTACTCGGCCTTGCAGTCTTGGCCCTGGGTCTATGGATATACATGCGCAATCGGGAGGACGATGACGAAGCGGAAGAATAA
- a CDS encoding class C sortase yields the protein MTKRKNKRRSFWLIVAGILILLYPIVATQYNDYQLHQQAESYGRSVRDIDPPTQRQLYIHAAHEYNDWLAQQGHHAYPPTPDSPGFERYLDTLNAPETGGVIARLRIASIGVDLPVFHTTASTVLYSGAGHMFGSSLPVGGPGTNAVISAHTGMVNASMFDNLPRLRDGETVTVDVMGETLTYKVTGREVVKPEDYEAVTYEAGKDKLTLITCTPYGINTDRLLVHAERVNTQAEEETGWQPKLSWWMILALLLIATVLVIVWWNERRHRKARRQRVD from the coding sequence ATGACGAAGCGGAAGAATAAGCGCCGTTCCTTCTGGCTCATCGTCGCCGGAATCCTCATTCTGCTGTATCCCATTGTTGCTACGCAGTACAACGACTATCAACTGCACCAGCAAGCGGAGTCATATGGCCGGTCGGTGCGTGACATCGACCCGCCAACGCAGCGCCAACTCTACATTCATGCAGCGCATGAGTATAACGACTGGCTGGCGCAGCAAGGGCACCACGCTTATCCACCGACGCCCGACTCACCTGGCTTCGAGCGTTACTTAGATACCCTCAACGCTCCGGAGACGGGCGGAGTAATAGCCCGTTTGCGCATTGCCTCCATCGGTGTGGATCTGCCGGTCTTTCACACCACAGCCTCTACTGTTTTGTATAGCGGGGCTGGCCACATGTTCGGTTCCTCGCTTCCTGTTGGCGGCCCCGGAACCAATGCGGTGATTTCTGCGCATACCGGAATGGTTAACGCCTCAATGTTTGATAATCTTCCCCGCTTGCGGGATGGTGAGACCGTGACTGTTGACGTCATGGGGGAAACGCTCACCTATAAAGTTACTGGCCGTGAGGTGGTCAAACCTGAAGACTATGAAGCTGTGACGTATGAAGCGGGCAAAGACAAGCTCACGCTTATTACCTGCACGCCCTATGGCATCAATACAGATCGCCTGCTCGTGCATGCGGAAAGAGTGAACACGCAGGCAGAGGAAGAAACTGGCTGGCAACCCAAGCTATCGTGGTGGATGATTTTAGCGCTTCTCCTCATCGCCACAGTGCTGGTGATCGTGTGGTGGAATGAGCGGCGTCACAGGAAGGCGCGTAGACAGCGAGTAGACTGA
- the proB gene encoding glutamate 5-kinase, producing the protein MEYPAAPALSEKSSGFSSPLREQISEAKRIVIKIGSSSLTRDDFVTSTEKIDKIVDAVCARMHVSDIIIVSSGAVAAGMGPLGLTTRPTDLATKQAAAAVGQVHLAYEWGVSFARYNRTIGQVLLTASDVGKRDRARNAQRTIDRLRQMRTVPIVNENDTVATSEMHFGDNDRLSALVANLVGADALFLFSDVDGLYDKNPAEPDAKFVEEVRTGKDLKAVVAGDGGKVGTGGMATKVSAARLATRGGIPVLLTSTDNIGQALDDASVGTVFHTREERRLSAWKFWALYCADTGGSLRLDEGAMEAVVRGGNSLLAVGITDIKGEFSAGEIVDIMGPKGQVIGRGEVGYDSATLRDLLGKHTEELPEDMRRPVVHADYLSNFASRI; encoded by the coding sequence ATGGAGTATCCGGCAGCTCCCGCTCTTTCGGAAAAATCCAGCGGGTTCTCCTCACCGTTGCGTGAGCAGATTTCTGAAGCCAAACGCATCGTCATCAAAATTGGCTCCTCCTCGCTGACCCGTGATGACTTTGTCACGTCCACGGAGAAGATCGACAAGATCGTGGATGCCGTGTGCGCGCGTATGCATGTCTCCGACATCATCATCGTGTCCTCGGGTGCCGTAGCTGCAGGTATGGGCCCGCTCGGACTGACCACTCGCCCCACGGACCTGGCTACCAAGCAGGCAGCCGCCGCGGTGGGGCAGGTCCACTTGGCCTATGAGTGGGGTGTGTCCTTCGCCCGCTACAACCGTACGATTGGGCAGGTGTTGTTGACGGCGTCGGACGTCGGCAAGCGCGATCGCGCCCGCAACGCCCAGCGCACCATTGACCGCCTGCGTCAGATGCGTACGGTGCCCATTGTGAATGAAAATGACACCGTGGCGACCTCCGAGATGCACTTCGGCGATAACGACCGTCTCTCCGCGCTCGTGGCCAACCTTGTCGGCGCGGACGCGCTCTTCCTGTTCTCCGACGTGGATGGCCTCTATGACAAGAACCCGGCGGAGCCGGACGCAAAGTTCGTCGAAGAGGTGCGCACCGGTAAGGACCTCAAGGCAGTTGTCGCTGGTGATGGTGGCAAGGTCGGCACCGGCGGCATGGCCACGAAGGTCTCCGCCGCCCGCCTGGCCACCCGCGGCGGCATCCCGGTGCTGTTGACTTCGACGGACAATATTGGGCAGGCGCTTGACGACGCCTCCGTGGGCACCGTCTTCCACACCCGCGAGGAGCGCCGCCTCTCCGCGTGGAAGTTCTGGGCTTTGTATTGCGCAGATACTGGCGGCTCCTTGCGCCTAGATGAGGGCGCCATGGAAGCCGTGGTGCGCGGCGGAAACTCCCTGCTGGCCGTGGGAATCACGGACATCAAGGGTGAGTTCAGTGCCGGCGAGATCGTCGACATCATGGGTCCGAAGGGCCAGGTCATCGGTCGTGGTGAGGTGGGCTACGACTCCGCCACGCTGCGCGACCTGCTGGGCAAGCACACCGAGGAGCTGCCGGAGGATATGCGCCGTCCCGTTGTCCACGCGGATTACCTGTCTAATTTCGCATCCCGAATTTAA